The DNA window AAGCAGGTGAACGGTATGGAGCTGCCAAAGATCAAGAAATCGGAGCACGGAATGCTTGACGGCATCAAATCCAAGCTCGGCTTCGCCGACGCGGGCAAGGGCTACGATGACGGGTACTACGACGAGAAGTTCGACGAGTACGGCGACGACTTCGGCGACTACGGGGAATATGGCGACTACGGCCCCGACTACGACGAAGGCGGCTTCGAGGCCGACGAGGCGCCCGCCTCGCGCTACGACCCCTACGCGCCCGTCACCACGCGCCCGGCCCGCGGATCGCACGCGCGCTCGACCGGTTCGGGCCGCGGGGCGGGGGTGACGCCGCCGAAGCTCGTGTCCATCGACGACGTGCGCGCCCACACGCAGGTGCCCGAGAGCCTCACGCGCGATCCGCTGCCGCCGCGCCGCGTGAGCGCGGCCGGGTCGCTGCGCGAGCGCACCATGGTGGATGCCGCCATGCCCGCGCCCGCCAACACGCCCAACGCCCGCGCCTCGGCGCGCGAGCGCTCCGAGAGCCTGGGCTCGCTGTTCACGCCCACGACGGAGTCCGCCGCCCCCGCCGCATCGCCGGCGCCGGCCGCCCCTTCCGCTCCGGCCCCCTCGTTCGACCCGTTCGACGCCTTCGCGGGCGCCGGTGCCGCCAAGCACGACCCCACGCGCTCGCTCACGGTGCTCAAGCCCGCAAGCTATAGCGAGGTCGAGCGCATCGCCAAGGTGCTCAAGGCCGGCGACGTGGTGGTGCTCGCCCTGCGCAACACGCCGGACAACCTGGCCAAGCGCATCCTGGACTTCTCGTTCGGCGTGTCGAGCGCGCTCGACGCCAGCGTGGACTGCGTGGCCGACAAGGTGTTCGTCATCACGCGCGGCTCGGGGCTCACCGACGCCGAGCGCGTGAACCTCCGCAACCAAGGGGTGCTGTAGGCGCGCCGCCGCCTGCGTCCCCGCCGCCGACCTGACAAGGAGCTTGCCCCGTGCTCAGCCTGAAATACCTCATCGTGTCGCTGGCCGACGCGTACAGCATGGTGATATTCGTGTACGTGCTCATGTCGTGGTTCCCCACGGACCGCGGCATCCTCGCGGACATCAACAACGTGCTCGCGAAAATATGCGACCCCTACCTCAATCTTTTCAGAAAACTGATCCCCCCGCTTGGAGGTATGGTGGACATCACTCCCATCATCGCCCTGCTTGTACTACAATTCGGGGTACGTTTGCTGATAAACTTGTTTTAACGCATAGAATCGTGTTCGCCCACGTGTGAACAGGACGAAGGGACAACAGATGGCAATCACCTCGGCTGAGATCCACAACCAGAGCTTCTCGATCGACCGCAAGGGCTACGACGTCGACGAAGTGGATGTGTTCCTCGAGCACGTCGCCGACGAGATCGACAGCATGAACGCGACTATCGCCGAGCTGGAGAACCAGCTTGACGACGGCAAGTTCGACGGCTTCGACACGCCCGCGCGTCCCATCGAGGCGCCCGCCGCCGCGCCGGCCGACGACGGCCTGCTCGCCGAGAAGGACGAGCGCATCGCCGAGCTCGAGCGCCAGCTGGAGGCCAAGAAGGCCGACGACAACGCCATCGCGCAGGCCCTCATCATCGCGCAGCGCTCCGCTGACGAGATCATCGCGAACGCCAACGCCCAGTCCGCGGCCACCATCAAGGACGGCGAGGAAGAGGCCGAGCGCATCCTGGCCAAGGCCGAGGCCGAGAAGCAGAAGGTGCTCGACGCCATCAAGAAGCTCGAGGACGACCGCGAGGACGCGCGCGAGGACTACCAGGAG is part of the Arabiibacter massiliensis genome and encodes:
- a CDS encoding YggT family protein, with product MLSLKYLIVSLADAYSMVIFVYVLMSWFPTDRGILADINNVLAKICDPYLNLFRKLIPPLGGMVDITPIIALLVLQFGVRLLINLF
- a CDS encoding DivIVA domain-containing protein, with translation MAITSAEIHNQSFSIDRKGYDVDEVDVFLEHVADEIDSMNATIAELENQLDDGKFDGFDTPARPIEAPAAAPADDGLLAEKDERIAELERQLEAKKADDNAIAQALIIAQRSADEIIANANAQSAATIKDGEEEAERILAKAEAEKQKVLDAIKKLEDDREDAREDYQELLTDFITDATRKLAEIGGSMPAPALTSAHARPAASAAQVEVEEAAYTTSPAQAPINRDGAGAYSMPQATGAVVAPATPKPSGFEKDLSGFGDADDAFEFEEID
- a CDS encoding cell division protein SepF, with protein sequence MELPKIKKSEHGMLDGIKSKLGFADAGKGYDDGYYDEKFDEYGDDFGDYGEYGDYGPDYDEGGFEADEAPASRYDPYAPVTTRPARGSHARSTGSGRGAGVTPPKLVSIDDVRAHTQVPESLTRDPLPPRRVSAAGSLRERTMVDAAMPAPANTPNARASARERSESLGSLFTPTTESAAPAASPAPAAPSAPAPSFDPFDAFAGAGAAKHDPTRSLTVLKPASYSEVERIAKVLKAGDVVVLALRNTPDNLAKRILDFSFGVSSALDASVDCVADKVFVITRGSGLTDAERVNLRNQGVL